From one Leifsonia soli genomic stretch:
- a CDS encoding class I SAM-dependent methyltransferase, with product MAEPEQCAIDEQILTFYSEEFDEGARLTTRSAQGSLEFTRVQEIVREYLSGGRVLDVGGATGHHARSLMNSGYEVELIDPVPVHVERAAEAGVSSRLGDARALPFEDNHFDGVLLLGPLYHLASVSDREGALAEAKRVTRSGGFIFAAALSRFIAFGAMSLGAPTPEPLPSTWVDLLASGRPAPGLRFPAGHFHTAEELHAEVESAGLAVIEVVGIEGPAGLYLEELTEARAAEREAALLIARAASAMPGIRDLSPHLLAIAQVGGSSHQPE from the coding sequence ATGGCCGAACCGGAGCAATGCGCAATCGATGAGCAGATCCTCACCTTCTATAGCGAAGAGTTCGACGAGGGCGCGCGCCTGACCACACGGTCAGCTCAGGGGTCGCTCGAGTTCACTCGCGTTCAAGAGATCGTCCGCGAATACCTCTCCGGAGGTCGAGTGCTCGACGTTGGCGGCGCCACGGGCCATCATGCCCGGTCGCTGATGAACTCGGGGTATGAGGTGGAACTGATAGATCCGGTTCCTGTGCATGTCGAGCGGGCGGCTGAGGCGGGCGTCAGCAGCCGCCTCGGAGATGCGCGGGCGTTGCCATTCGAGGACAACCATTTCGACGGCGTCCTTCTTCTCGGCCCGCTCTATCACCTCGCTTCTGTTAGCGATCGTGAAGGCGCGTTGGCCGAGGCGAAACGCGTCACCCGCAGTGGCGGCTTCATCTTCGCTGCGGCCCTCTCTCGTTTCATCGCGTTCGGTGCGATGTCGCTTGGGGCGCCCACTCCTGAGCCGTTGCCCTCGACGTGGGTCGATCTGCTGGCTTCTGGGCGACCAGCTCCCGGGCTTCGGTTTCCGGCAGGCCATTTCCACACGGCCGAAGAATTGCATGCGGAAGTCGAGTCCGCCGGGCTGGCTGTGATCGAGGTCGTCGGAATCGAGGGGCCAGCAGGTCTGTACCTCGAAGAGCTGACTGAGGCGCGGGCAGCGGAAAGAGAAGCGGCGTTGCTCATCGCTCGTGCCGCGTCCGCGATGCCCGGCATTCGCGATCTCAGTCCCCACCTTCTGGCAATTGCACAGGTGGGCGGTAGCTCGCATCAGCCTGAATAG
- a CDS encoding CPCC family cysteine-rich protein has protein sequence MKYPCPCCGYLTLDDSKNGSYEICPVCFWENDAVQNDDPFFAGGANKPSLTQARVNFDLFGAVEQRLVPHVRPVRPEEIPSGSQ, from the coding sequence GTGAAGTACCCATGTCCGTGCTGCGGCTACCTGACGTTGGACGACTCCAAGAACGGCAGCTACGAAATCTGTCCCGTCTGCTTCTGGGAAAACGACGCTGTTCAGAATGACGACCCGTTCTTCGCAGGTGGAGCGAACAAGCCGAGCTTGACGCAAGCGCGGGTCAACTTCGACCTGTTCGGCGCCGTCGAGCAGCGACTCGTTCCCCATGTTCGCCCGGTTCGCCCGGAGGAGATTCCGTCGGGTAGTCAATAG
- a CDS encoding ABC transporter permease: protein MTTETIVRAEPDTAPAERGDEQARRGRAPRDRRRTRIGLLLMAPAIVAVLGLAIVPIVLVARNSFAESNVYGGITGGFTFDNYAQLFDPAYGKVLGYSLVMALINTVVCLVVGYIVSYYIVSRPPQRQSLLLLLIIVPFWTDFLVRTFAWISVLGRGGPVYGVLGALGVDTGSLSLIPSQGAVVMGLLYAFLPTAIFPIYASMRAIDPSVKEAAADLGCGWWQTHFRVLIPLSSTGIVAAAMLTFVPTLGVFVIPVLLGGGKDQLVGNLIVTLYTEFRNQPMGAAVSMVLLVLMLVAMAVAGLIARRGRKRVA, encoded by the coding sequence GTGACGACCGAGACCATCGTTCGCGCCGAGCCGGACACCGCTCCGGCGGAGCGGGGCGACGAGCAGGCGCGCCGCGGCCGCGCCCCGCGCGACAGGCGGCGCACACGCATCGGCCTGTTGCTCATGGCCCCGGCGATCGTCGCGGTGCTGGGGCTCGCGATCGTCCCGATCGTCCTCGTCGCCCGCAATTCGTTCGCCGAGAGCAACGTCTACGGCGGCATCACTGGCGGTTTCACTTTCGACAACTATGCGCAGCTGTTCGACCCGGCCTACGGCAAGGTGCTCGGCTACAGCCTCGTCATGGCGCTGATCAACACCGTCGTCTGCCTGGTGGTCGGCTACATCGTCTCGTACTACATCGTGTCGCGGCCGCCCCAGCGCCAGTCGTTGCTGCTCCTGCTCATCATCGTCCCCTTCTGGACCGACTTCCTGGTCCGCACCTTCGCGTGGATCTCGGTCCTCGGCCGCGGCGGCCCCGTCTACGGCGTGCTCGGCGCGCTGGGGGTCGACACCGGCAGCCTGTCCCTGATCCCCAGCCAGGGTGCCGTGGTGATGGGGCTGCTGTACGCCTTCCTCCCGACCGCGATCTTCCCGATCTACGCCAGCATGCGTGCCATCGATCCGAGCGTGAAGGAGGCCGCCGCCGACCTCGGCTGCGGCTGGTGGCAGACCCACTTCCGCGTGCTGATCCCGCTCAGCTCGACGGGGATCGTCGCGGCGGCGATGCTCACCTTCGTCCCGACGCTCGGCGTCTTCGTCATCCCCGTTCTGCTGGGCGGCGGCAAGGACCAGCTGGTCGGGAACCTGATCGTCACCCTGTACACCGAGTTCCGCAACCAGCCGATGGGCGCCGCCGTCTCGATGGTGCTGCTCGTGCTGATGCTGGTCGCCATGGCGGTCGCCGGCCTCATCGCCCGCCGCGGACGGAAGAGGGTCGCCTGA
- a CDS encoding ABC transporter permease, translating into MDRVTSWIARIVLVFLYIPIVAVIVYSFNSAEGGYQWKGFTLEWYGQLFGDTALLQTLLVSVIVGVLAASVATVIGLLAAIGMVRFPFRGSAAVLGAIALPLIVPEIVLGVALLSVFSFAHIPLGILTLVLGHMIITLPLTTLILIGAFRTLDPSLIEAAADLGCTPWRTFTRVLFPLMRSSILASWLLAFTVSLGNIVISTFVSGVGSTTMPLRVYSLLKSGLTPELNALGTLLIVLTFVVVLSVGIQQMRRILASPSGTTAAAPPDTSTTSIPTNR; encoded by the coding sequence ATGGATCGCGTCACGTCCTGGATCGCGCGGATCGTGCTGGTCTTCCTCTACATCCCGATCGTCGCCGTCATCGTCTACTCGTTCAATTCGGCCGAGGGCGGATACCAGTGGAAGGGCTTCACCCTCGAGTGGTACGGCCAGCTGTTCGGCGACACCGCACTGCTGCAGACGCTGCTCGTCAGCGTGATCGTCGGCGTGCTCGCCGCCTCGGTCGCGACCGTGATCGGCCTGCTCGCCGCGATCGGGATGGTGCGGTTCCCCTTCCGGGGTTCCGCGGCGGTGCTCGGCGCGATCGCACTTCCGCTGATCGTGCCCGAGATCGTCCTCGGCGTCGCGCTGCTCAGCGTCTTCAGCTTCGCGCACATCCCGCTCGGCATCCTCACCCTCGTGCTCGGGCACATGATCATCACGCTGCCGCTCACCACGCTCATCCTGATCGGCGCGTTCCGCACCCTCGACCCGAGCCTGATCGAGGCCGCCGCCGACCTCGGCTGCACCCCGTGGCGCACCTTCACCCGCGTGCTGTTCCCGCTCATGCGGTCGTCGATCCTCGCCTCGTGGCTGCTCGCCTTCACCGTCTCGCTCGGCAACATCGTGATCTCGACCTTCGTCTCCGGCGTCGGTTCCACCACGATGCCGCTGCGCGTGTACTCGCTGCTCAAGTCCGGACTCACCCCGGAGCTGAACGCGCTCGGGACGCTGCTGATCGTCCTCACCTTCGTCGTCGTCCTCTCCGTGGGCATCCAACAGATGCGACGGATCCTGGCGAGCCCATCCGGCACCACCGCTGCCGCACCGCCCGACACCAGCACCACCTCCATCCCCACCAACCGCTAG
- a CDS encoding ABC transporter substrate-binding protein: MKRTTALIATAAIAALGLTACSSGSGGSSSSAASTQLNVYAWADEIPKTVISAFEKETGIKVTIDTFDANETMISKLAAGGSGYDIVEPSQYAVQQLVGQELIEKLDHSKIEGLDNLGKKFADPSYDKGNEYSVPWVWGTTGLAYNSTCTGKEIDSWDALWDPAYKGKIYMLDNMLSAYIPALQYKGLKATTTSEKDIEKGTQALLDQKPLLAGYNSSNYADLLASGDACVAEAYGGSAIAKVTAANPNVKFVIPKEGGTLWVDGFSVAKDAPHRDAAYKWLNFTLKPEIAAMLTNDGGSATPNEAAKANITDKSLLDNVAVYPTDAQLEKSEFIVDPGKALTYFQQGWTKVKAS; this comes from the coding sequence ATGAAACGCACCACAGCCCTGATCGCGACCGCCGCGATCGCCGCCCTCGGACTCACCGCGTGCTCGAGCGGCTCCGGCGGCTCGTCGTCCTCCGCCGCCTCCACCCAGCTCAACGTCTACGCCTGGGCCGACGAGATCCCGAAGACCGTGATCTCGGCGTTCGAGAAGGAGACCGGGATCAAGGTCACCATCGACACCTTCGACGCCAACGAGACGATGATCTCCAAGCTTGCCGCCGGCGGCTCCGGGTACGACATCGTCGAGCCGAGCCAGTACGCCGTCCAGCAGCTGGTCGGCCAGGAGCTCATCGAGAAGCTGGACCACTCCAAGATCGAGGGACTCGACAACCTCGGCAAGAAGTTCGCCGACCCGAGCTACGACAAGGGCAACGAGTACTCGGTCCCGTGGGTCTGGGGCACCACCGGCCTCGCCTACAACTCGACATGCACCGGCAAGGAGATCGACAGCTGGGATGCGCTGTGGGATCCGGCCTACAAGGGCAAGATCTACATGCTCGACAACATGCTGAGCGCCTACATCCCGGCCCTCCAGTACAAGGGCCTGAAGGCGACGACCACCAGCGAGAAGGACATCGAGAAGGGCACGCAGGCTCTGCTCGACCAGAAGCCCCTGCTCGCCGGATACAACTCCTCCAACTACGCCGACCTGCTGGCCTCGGGCGACGCCTGTGTCGCGGAGGCGTACGGCGGAAGCGCCATCGCCAAGGTGACCGCCGCGAACCCGAACGTCAAGTTCGTCATCCCCAAGGAGGGTGGGACGCTCTGGGTCGACGGCTTCTCGGTCGCCAAGGATGCGCCCCACCGCGACGCCGCATACAAATGGCTGAACTTCACCCTGAAGCCGGAGATCGCGGCCATGCTGACGAACGACGGCGGCAGCGCCACGCCGAACGAGGCGGCCAAGGCGAACATCACCGACAAGTCGCTGCTCGACAACGTGGCGGTGTACCCGACCGACGCTCAGCTCGAGAAGAGCGAGTTCATCGTCGACCCGGGCAAGGCTCTCACCTACTTCCAGCAGGGCTGGACGAAGGTCAAGGCCTCCTGA
- a CDS encoding ABC transporter ATP-binding protein — protein sequence MTTLASSTALTPTSGGTSGTKPPAIRLTGVTKTFGSTTVVQPVDLTIGDNEFFSILGPSGCGKTTLMRMIAGFETPTGGSIELAGESVESLPTRKRDLNMLFQSYALFPHLSVRDNIGFELKVRGRKRFPDRDAAVDAALALVRMERFAHRKPNELSGGQRQRVALARAIVSRPAVVLLDEPLGALDQQLRKEMQVELKRMQREVGITFVYVTHDQEEALTMSDRIAVMSEGRVQQVDGPRAIYDHPANRFVAGFIGTCNLFDAVYHGTPAGATVDVAGVGRLAAVPGAAGPGEAVTVAVRPERVTLSAGADADGFAATLLDAVFLGDEWRYIVRAEQGAELVITRPSGRADDELTRLLPGNPVTVSWRPDDAHILVA from the coding sequence ATGACCACGCTCGCCAGCTCGACGGCCCTGACGCCGACCTCCGGGGGGACCTCGGGGACGAAGCCTCCGGCCATCCGCCTCACCGGCGTCACCAAGACGTTCGGCAGCACCACCGTCGTCCAGCCCGTCGACCTGACGATCGGGGACAACGAGTTCTTCTCGATCCTCGGTCCGTCGGGATGCGGCAAGACGACGCTGATGCGGATGATCGCCGGATTCGAGACGCCGACGGGCGGATCGATCGAGCTGGCGGGCGAGTCGGTGGAGTCCCTCCCCACCCGCAAGCGCGACCTCAACATGCTGTTCCAGAGCTACGCGCTGTTCCCCCACCTCTCCGTCCGCGACAACATCGGCTTCGAGCTGAAGGTGCGCGGCAGGAAGCGGTTCCCCGACCGGGACGCCGCGGTGGATGCCGCTCTCGCTCTGGTGCGCATGGAGCGCTTCGCGCACCGCAAGCCCAACGAGCTCTCCGGGGGTCAGCGGCAGCGTGTCGCGCTCGCCCGCGCCATCGTCTCCCGTCCGGCGGTCGTGCTGCTCGACGAGCCGCTCGGCGCGCTCGACCAGCAGCTCCGCAAGGAGATGCAGGTGGAGCTCAAGCGCATGCAGCGCGAGGTCGGCATCACGTTCGTGTACGTGACGCACGACCAGGAGGAGGCGCTCACGATGTCCGACCGGATCGCCGTGATGTCGGAGGGCCGGGTGCAGCAGGTGGACGGGCCGCGCGCCATCTACGATCACCCCGCCAACCGGTTCGTCGCCGGCTTCATCGGCACGTGCAACCTGTTCGACGCCGTCTATCACGGCACCCCGGCGGGGGCGACCGTCGATGTCGCGGGAGTCGGGAGGCTCGCTGCGGTCCCCGGCGCCGCCGGGCCGGGGGAGGCGGTCACGGTGGCCGTCCGTCCGGAGCGCGTGACGCTGTCCGCCGGCGCCGACGCGGACGGATTCGCCGCCACCCTCCTCGACGCCGTCTTCCTCGGCGACGAGTGGCGGTACATCGTGCGCGCCGAGCAGGGCGCCGAGCTGGTCATCACGCGGCCGAGCGGGCGTGCCGACGACGAGCTCACGCGACTGCTGCCCGGCAACCCGGTCACCGTGTCCTGGCGTCCGGACGACGCGCACATCCTGGTCGCCTGA
- a CDS encoding carbon-nitrogen hydrolase family protein has protein sequence MKVAAGQLAPTTDLAANRRTIETLVEEAAAENVELLVLPEEAMLLADGVDVPLGELARAEWPGFVEFVSGLAKRNGMAIIAAGYEGTDGDRPYNTIVAIDERGVERARYRKLHLYDAFAYRESDYVTPGDGNPVVVELAGANVGLINCYDLRFPELTRNLIDQGADLLSVSAAWVTGPMKEDHWRTLLRARAIESTAWLVAAGSASPDCIGMSMVVDPFGVVRVALGGETYGLAAGTVSQRRTDEVRIVLPVLENRRLNTSISL, from the coding sequence ATGAAGGTCGCAGCCGGTCAGCTCGCGCCCACCACCGACCTCGCCGCGAATCGGCGGACGATCGAGACCCTGGTCGAGGAGGCCGCGGCCGAGAACGTCGAGCTGCTCGTGCTCCCGGAGGAGGCGATGCTCCTCGCCGACGGGGTCGATGTGCCGCTCGGTGAGCTCGCGCGGGCCGAGTGGCCCGGCTTCGTGGAGTTCGTCTCCGGCCTCGCCAAGCGGAACGGCATGGCGATCATCGCCGCCGGCTACGAGGGGACCGACGGCGATCGGCCGTACAACACCATCGTCGCGATCGACGAGCGCGGCGTCGAGCGCGCCCGCTACCGGAAACTGCACCTTTACGACGCCTTCGCCTACCGGGAGTCGGACTACGTCACGCCGGGTGACGGGAATCCGGTCGTCGTGGAGCTGGCCGGCGCGAACGTCGGCCTGATCAACTGCTACGACCTGCGCTTCCCCGAGCTCACCCGCAACCTCATCGACCAGGGCGCCGACCTGCTCTCGGTCTCGGCCGCCTGGGTGACCGGTCCGATGAAGGAGGACCACTGGCGCACGCTGCTGCGCGCCCGTGCCATCGAGTCGACCGCGTGGCTGGTCGCCGCCGGCTCCGCGTCGCCCGACTGCATCGGGATGAGCATGGTCGTCGACCCGTTCGGCGTGGTGCGCGTCGCGCTGGGCGGCGAGACCTACGGTCTCGCGGCCGGCACCGTCTCTCAGCGCCGCACCGACGAGGTGCGCATCGTGCTCCCGGTGCTCGAGAACCGCCGGCTGAACACCTCCATCAGCCTCTGA
- a CDS encoding RraA family protein, producing the protein MPIRLGPTPPALDAALVEKLTRVSFPTLGHYLEEGFADPGIRRLAGTARVVGRAVTVRTTATDSTMLHHAAGLVEAGDVVVVDTGGDVRHAPLGEVVASALAFRGAAGAVVDGTATDIEEIAPLGLPVYGRGLSMLTTKLHEIDAGGLNIPVVCGGVVVHPGDIVLADANGVLFASPAVLGALIDVALEDDAEEPELVEALRDGGRLGDLTGASATVASFVS; encoded by the coding sequence ATGCCCATCCGACTCGGACCGACCCCGCCCGCCCTGGACGCCGCCCTCGTCGAGAAGCTCACCCGCGTCTCCTTCCCGACCCTCGGCCACTACTTGGAGGAGGGGTTCGCCGACCCGGGGATCCGCCGCCTGGCGGGCACCGCCCGGGTCGTCGGACGCGCCGTGACCGTCCGCACGACGGCCACCGATTCCACGATGCTGCACCACGCCGCCGGGCTGGTCGAGGCGGGCGACGTGGTCGTCGTCGACACCGGAGGGGATGTGCGGCACGCGCCGCTGGGGGAGGTCGTCGCGAGCGCCCTCGCGTTCCGCGGTGCTGCCGGGGCCGTCGTGGACGGCACCGCCACCGACATCGAGGAGATCGCACCGCTCGGCCTTCCGGTCTACGGGCGTGGTCTGAGCATGCTGACCACGAAGCTGCACGAGATCGACGCCGGCGGGCTGAACATCCCCGTCGTCTGCGGCGGCGTCGTCGTCCATCCGGGCGACATCGTGCTGGCCGACGCCAACGGCGTCCTGTTCGCCTCGCCTGCCGTGCTCGGCGCCCTCATCGATGTCGCCCTGGAGGACGACGCGGAGGAGCCCGAGCTCGTGGAGGCGCTCCGCGACGGCGGCCGCCTCGGCGACCTCACGGGCGCGAGCGCGACCGTCGCCTCCTTCGTCTCCTGA
- a CDS encoding 3-keto-5-aminohexanoate cleavage protein produces MLLKAAINGGRTRDEFPAVPLTADQIARESAAALAAGADVVHAHARTPDGGQTIDPVHVGAMVRAFRAAASGGAIGTTTGLWTCSGHEERMRLLAAWPEDALPDFASVAFSEEGAAEAAELVLARGMVLESAVWSMADVPGLLASPTLRRNVRILIEPEEEDAVAAVALCRAISTALRDAGVTAPILYHGFDGTVWPVIRAAIEDGCETRVGLEDGLTREDGELATGNAELIAAVRALEPVIA; encoded by the coding sequence ATGCTCCTCAAAGCCGCCATCAACGGTGGGCGTACTCGCGACGAGTTCCCCGCAGTCCCGCTGACCGCGGATCAGATCGCCCGGGAGTCGGCCGCCGCCCTCGCGGCGGGCGCCGACGTGGTGCACGCTCACGCGCGCACCCCCGACGGCGGCCAGACCATCGACCCGGTGCACGTCGGCGCGATGGTGCGGGCGTTCCGTGCGGCAGCGTCCGGGGGTGCGATCGGCACGACCACGGGCTTGTGGACGTGCTCCGGGCACGAGGAGCGGATGCGCCTGCTCGCGGCCTGGCCGGAGGACGCCCTGCCCGACTTCGCCTCCGTCGCGTTCAGCGAAGAGGGAGCAGCGGAGGCCGCTGAGCTGGTCCTGGCCCGCGGGATGGTGCTGGAGAGCGCCGTCTGGTCGATGGCCGACGTGCCCGGGCTGCTCGCCTCGCCCACGCTGCGCCGCAACGTGCGCATCCTCATCGAGCCGGAGGAGGAGGACGCCGTCGCGGCGGTCGCGCTCTGCCGTGCGATCTCCACCGCTCTGCGGGACGCCGGCGTGACGGCGCCCATCCTGTACCACGGCTTCGACGGGACGGTCTGGCCGGTCATCCGGGCCGCGATCGAGGACGGCTGCGAGACGCGGGTCGGCCTCGAGGACGGCCTGACCCGCGAGGACGGCGAACTCGCCACCGGCAACGCCGAGCTGATCGCGGCGGTTCGCGCGCTGGAGCCGGTCATCGCGTGA
- a CDS encoding Lrp/AsnC family transcriptional regulator has product MIDDTDRRLIELLMRDGRRPFTELAVELEVSEATVRGRVSRLQESGILKIVALCNPLTLGHQSIRLMIGVRDHSPRAVAKSLAEMAMVNHVALATGARDIWVEATCRDLDQLVTLLDDVRRLPGVTDIDEFVLLELYKDYSWVGLREKSGQAAGQSFGS; this is encoded by the coding sequence ATGATCGACGACACCGACCGCAGGCTCATCGAGCTGCTCATGCGCGACGGCCGCCGTCCGTTCACGGAGCTCGCGGTCGAGCTGGAGGTGAGCGAGGCGACCGTCCGCGGCCGCGTCTCGCGGCTGCAGGAGTCCGGCATCCTGAAGATCGTCGCCCTGTGCAACCCGCTGACGCTCGGTCATCAGTCGATCCGTCTGATGATCGGTGTCCGCGACCACTCCCCGCGAGCTGTTGCGAAGAGCCTCGCCGAGATGGCGATGGTGAATCACGTGGCCCTCGCGACCGGTGCCCGTGACATCTGGGTGGAGGCGACCTGCCGCGACCTCGATCAGCTCGTGACCCTGCTGGACGACGTGCGGCGTCTTCCCGGCGTCACCGACATCGACGAGTTCGTGCTGCTGGAGTTGTACAAGGACTACTCCTGGGTGGGCCTGCGCGAGAAGTCTGGGCAGGCCGCCGGTCAGAGCTTCGGCAGCTGA
- a CDS encoding Lrp/AsnC family transcriptional regulator, producing MDIDAIDRKIIDQLRIDGRRSFAVIGRNVGLSEPSVRARYRRLSKAGIVQVVGMSDAPKLGEIEVHVAIRVRGVAVAAVAKQLTAIPEIKFIASSVGAYDLVVDMRCDDVVHLSAILNDRIRRVNGVHHVETMTVLEVTKDSYLWAGFREDPVPAGDAIIKRRTKPPQLPKL from the coding sequence ATGGACATCGACGCGATCGACCGCAAGATCATCGATCAGCTGCGCATCGACGGACGCCGCTCCTTCGCGGTGATCGGGCGCAACGTCGGCCTGTCCGAGCCGAGCGTCCGCGCCCGGTACCGGCGACTGTCGAAGGCCGGCATCGTCCAGGTGGTCGGGATGTCGGACGCCCCGAAGCTCGGCGAGATCGAGGTGCACGTCGCGATCCGGGTGCGCGGCGTCGCGGTGGCCGCGGTCGCCAAGCAGCTGACGGCGATTCCCGAGATCAAGTTCATCGCGAGCTCCGTCGGCGCGTACGACCTCGTCGTCGACATGCGCTGCGACGACGTCGTTCACCTGTCCGCGATCCTCAACGACCGCATCCGGCGCGTGAACGGGGTCCACCACGTCGAGACGATGACCGTGCTCGAGGTGACGAAGGACAGCTACCTGTGGGCCGGCTTCCGCGAAGACCCGGTGCCGGCGGGCGACGCGATCATCAAACGCCGGACGAAGCCGCCTCAGCTGCCGAAGCTCTGA
- a CDS encoding NAD(P)H-dependent oxidoreductase, translated as MKTLVVTAHPDPDALTSVVAHRLADALQPSPVEVVDLAAEGFDPRFTRADRHTYLTGVDFPSDVAAEHRRLDDATHLVLVFPVYWWSMPALLKGWIDRVFVNGWAFSIDPEHGIRRNLDRLTIHLIPIAGDDAGVYERHGYEQAMRTQIEHGFIDYCGSRRGTTAFVYDSEQDDAQSRERAVRKALGAVRQGIRP; from the coding sequence GTGAAGACTCTCGTCGTGACGGCCCACCCCGACCCTGACGCCCTGACGAGCGTCGTCGCTCACCGGCTGGCGGACGCGTTGCAGCCGTCCCCGGTGGAGGTCGTCGATCTGGCCGCCGAGGGATTCGATCCCCGCTTCACCCGCGCGGATCGCCACACGTACCTGACCGGCGTCGACTTCCCGTCCGACGTCGCCGCCGAGCACAGGCGACTGGACGATGCAACACACCTCGTGCTGGTGTTCCCCGTCTACTGGTGGTCCATGCCCGCTCTGCTGAAGGGCTGGATCGACCGCGTGTTCGTCAACGGATGGGCGTTCTCCATCGACCCGGAGCACGGCATCCGTCGCAACCTCGACCGGCTGACCATCCACCTGATTCCGATCGCGGGCGACGATGCCGGCGTGTACGAGCGTCACGGATACGAGCAGGCGATGCGGACGCAGATCGAGCACGGGTTCATCGACTACTGCGGCAGCCGGCGGGGGACGACCGCCTTCGTGTACGACTCCGAGCAGGACGATGCGCAGTCGCGTGAGCGGGCCGTTCGCAAGGCTCTCGGCGCCGTCCGGCAGGGCATACGTCCGTAA
- a CDS encoding SDR family oxidoreductase has protein sequence MSVLVVGASGAVGGLVVAGLLERGERVRATSRDPRKLSLPDEVDVLRADLNDPASFAPAAEGVDRVFLYADLDDPDPLIARLVRSGVKHVVLLSSASVTYPGAESDFNGSRFLRIERAVEASGLDHTFLRPGGFASNAARWSWSVKGRSAVPLPYPDAVQVPIHEADIADVAVVALTGDALLNAKPVLTGPERLTLREQVATIGSVIGRLVSVIEQTEAESAAMLSQFVPEVWVRQIITDWREAVGATPEVSDEYTRITGRPSRTFRTWVTDNADLFR, from the coding sequence ATGTCGGTGTTGGTGGTGGGTGCCAGTGGCGCCGTGGGCGGTCTGGTCGTCGCCGGCTTGCTGGAACGCGGAGAGCGCGTGCGCGCGACGAGTCGCGACCCGCGGAAGCTCAGCCTTCCGGACGAGGTCGACGTGCTGCGCGCCGACCTGAACGATCCGGCCTCCTTCGCGCCCGCCGCGGAGGGTGTGGACCGGGTGTTCCTGTACGCGGACCTCGACGACCCGGACCCGCTGATCGCCCGGCTGGTCCGCTCCGGAGTGAAGCACGTCGTGCTGCTCTCCTCCGCCTCCGTGACGTACCCCGGCGCCGAGTCGGACTTCAACGGATCCCGGTTCCTGCGCATCGAGCGAGCCGTCGAAGCGTCGGGACTCGACCACACCTTCCTGCGCCCCGGCGGCTTTGCCAGCAATGCCGCCCGCTGGAGCTGGAGTGTGAAGGGGCGGAGCGCCGTGCCGCTGCCGTATCCGGATGCTGTGCAGGTGCCCATCCACGAGGCCGACATCGCCGACGTGGCGGTGGTCGCACTGACCGGGGACGCGCTGCTGAACGCGAAGCCCGTCCTCACCGGCCCGGAGCGACTCACCCTCCGCGAGCAGGTGGCGACGATCGGCTCCGTGATCGGTCGTCTGGTGTCCGTCATCGAACAGACCGAAGCGGAATCGGCCGCGATGCTGTCGCAGTTCGTGCCGGAGGTCTGGGTTCGTCAGATCATCACGGACTGGCGGGAAGCCGTCGGCGCCACCCCGGAGGTGTCGGACGAGTACACCCGGATCACCGGGCGACCGTCCCGCACGTTCCGCACCTGGGTCACCGACAACGCCGACCTGTTCCGCTGA
- a CDS encoding TetR/AcrR family transcriptional regulator: MPLPAEPVSRRDRPAKPPLSRRSILDAALALIRERGVDSVTLRDVAAAVNTGPASLYAYFGGRDLLLEHALDDVYGTVELAQSVDGDWRAALAATIVNTIDALESYPGIGAVALGTIPTLPGAMRLAEHELALMKAGGIADADAALAVDLIAQFAAATAVERTVRHQGTEGSGAREQDALSAYATADPGRFPTVRRLAPALTGADERRRRDFAIDVILSGLSAQRRMV; encoded by the coding sequence ATGCCGCTGCCCGCTGAGCCCGTCTCCCGCCGGGACCGCCCCGCCAAGCCGCCGCTCTCGCGGCGTTCGATCCTCGACGCGGCGCTGGCGCTGATCCGGGAGCGCGGGGTGGATTCCGTGACGCTCCGCGATGTCGCCGCGGCGGTGAACACCGGTCCGGCCTCGCTCTACGCCTACTTCGGCGGCCGCGACCTGCTGCTGGAGCACGCGCTCGACGACGTCTACGGCACCGTCGAGCTCGCCCAGTCCGTCGACGGGGACTGGCGGGCGGCCCTGGCGGCCACGATCGTGAACACGATCGACGCGCTGGAGTCCTACCCCGGGATCGGCGCCGTCGCGCTCGGCACCATCCCGACCCTCCCGGGTGCGATGCGGCTGGCCGAGCACGAGCTCGCGCTCATGAAGGCCGGCGGCATCGCCGATGCGGATGCGGCGCTCGCCGTCGACCTGATCGCCCAGTTCGCCGCGGCCACGGCCGTCGAGCGAACCGTGCGCCACCAGGGCACAGAGGGTTCGGGCGCCCGGGAGCAGGACGCCCTCTCCGCCTACGCGACCGCCGACCCCGGACGGTTCCCCACCGTCCGCCGGCTCGCCCCCGCGCTCACCGGCGCCGACGAGCGCCGCCGCCGCGACTTCGCGATCGACGTGATCCTCTCCGGCCTCAGCGCGCAGCGCCGCATGGTCTGA